The proteins below are encoded in one region of Myxococcales bacterium:
- a CDS encoding FliM/FliN family flagellar motor switch protein, protein MGLFPARYHRKFTTKQLPKQKNTLNINRCELPVSVTIASTEIGASDLKHLALGDALCLGLPWFDTKEAPNTYLLPCVLQTETFPSTYWFGNYNKHTGDLHITAINKGEIMGEAQNKSEERTTHADFRNAPINIRCEMGRFVLPLEDLQRINVGQLIKTGLVFNPKVSLFVADSKIADGELVEIEGQMAVRITALNNPL, encoded by the coding sequence TTGGGTCTTTTTCCCGCCAGATATCATCGAAAATTCACTACCAAGCAGCTTCCAAAGCAAAAAAACACTCTCAACATCAATCGTTGCGAACTACCGGTATCCGTCACCATCGCAAGCACCGAAATAGGCGCCTCTGATTTAAAGCATCTAGCGCTAGGCGATGCACTTTGCTTGGGCCTTCCTTGGTTTGATACAAAAGAAGCACCGAACACATATCTTCTGCCATGCGTTTTACAAACGGAGACCTTCCCAAGCACATATTGGTTTGGCAACTACAACAAACACACAGGCGATTTACACATAACTGCTATCAACAAAGGAGAAATCATGGGGGAAGCCCAAAACAAAAGCGAAGAGCGCACCACACATGCAGACTTTAGAAATGCACCGATAAACATACGTTGCGAAATGGGTCGATTCGTGCTTCCTCTCGAAGATTTGCAGCGCATCAACGTGGGGCAACTTATCAAAACTGGCTTGGTTTTTAACCCCAAGGTTTCTCTTTTTGTCGCAGACAGCAAAATCGCAGACGGCGAGCTTGTTGAAATTGAAGGGCAAATGGCTGTACGCATCACAGCGCTAAATAATCCACTCTAA
- a CDS encoding DUF882 domain-containing protein produces MRSELPPLRIVPVGKNPEATLLPLSEDGEFDDATIQQAEQAFAWKEDGSTHPVHPRLLSILYGALRHFETPFAWLISGYRKTRITSRHSHGRAADVVLPGVSDRKLAAYFRKQGYVGVGIYPVSGFVHVDVRAQSFFWVDYSAP; encoded by the coding sequence TTGCGCTCTGAACTTCCGCCTTTGCGCATTGTCCCGGTAGGTAAAAACCCAGAAGCGACGCTGCTGCCCTTATCCGAAGACGGTGAATTTGATGACGCCACAATACAACAAGCGGAACAAGCCTTCGCCTGGAAAGAAGACGGCTCGACCCATCCGGTGCATCCTCGTCTTTTATCAATCTTATACGGCGCTTTACGTCACTTTGAGACGCCCTTTGCGTGGTTAATTAGCGGGTATCGAAAAACGCGAATCACCAGCCGGCATTCGCACGGGCGTGCTGCGGATGTGGTTTTGCCCGGAGTGAGCGATCGCAAACTGGCTGCCTACTTTAGGAAACAGGGCTACGTCGGGGTTGGCATCTACCCTGTAAGTGGCTTTGTTCACGTGGATGTACGCGCCCAGAGTTTTTTCTGGGTGGACTACTCTGCCCCCTAG
- the tmk gene encoding dTMP kinase has translation MIEGHFIVIEGIDGAGTTTHSTLLAKLLRAKGLPVFLTHQPSQGPVGAMLRQVLTGRLVVPGVQMNRPPTWSTMALLFAADRMDHLQAEIIPNLKDGVTVICDRYDYSSVAYQSLSAGDVPGAAAWVRDLNRFARRPDLSIVIDVTPEEAARRRLSRMVGRELYDEDELQKDLASFYLNIHEHFPKDTIRHVAGDRSIEEVRAEILEQVNLLRGETG, from the coding sequence ATGATTGAAGGACATTTTATTGTCATAGAGGGCATTGATGGCGCGGGGACGACCACCCATAGTACTCTATTGGCAAAGTTATTAAGGGCCAAAGGTTTGCCGGTTTTCCTTACGCACCAGCCAAGCCAAGGCCCCGTAGGTGCGATGCTTCGTCAAGTGTTAACGGGAAGACTTGTGGTGCCTGGAGTACAAATGAATCGACCGCCCACTTGGAGCACGATGGCTTTGCTTTTTGCTGCAGATCGGATGGATCATTTGCAAGCTGAAATCATCCCCAATCTAAAAGACGGTGTGACTGTTATCTGCGATAGATACGATTATTCGTCTGTGGCGTATCAGTCGCTTTCAGCTGGCGACGTTCCCGGGGCTGCTGCTTGGGTGCGTGATTTGAACCGCTTTGCTCGAAGGCCGGATTTGTCCATTGTGATTGATGTTACGCCCGAGGAAGCCGCACGCAGACGATTAAGTCGTATGGTAGGCCGTGAGCTTTACGATGAGGATGAATTGCAGAAGGACCTAGCGTCTTTTTATCTTAATATTCATGAACATTTTCCAAAAGATACGATTCGGCATGTTGCTGGCGATCGAAGTATCGAAGAAGTGCGTGCAGAAATTTTAGAACAGGTTAATCTATTGCGTGGAGAGACGGGATGA
- a CDS encoding serine/threonine protein kinase translates to MGAVYKADQPSMKRFVAIKILHTRYLSRPDLISRFRREARAMSRLTHPNTARVYLHGQLDDGAAYMVMEYLEGKNLARLVQRDGPLDPVRAIQVMIKVCGALDEAHREGMVHRDLKPENIFLSVDPEKGDIPKVLDFGLAKVTEQELNPGSIFLTREGAIFGTPEFMSPEQAQGRVLDARSDIYSLSMILYEMLTGELPFYAGQATEYMRKHIHEAPIPLSKRAPERSYPPGLEMVLLRAMEKDPDERFQTAKEFSQALHACIDPRGQSSPPRKNSGRVHPREQSHLQGRCQPRRSPVS, encoded by the coding sequence ATGGGGGCGGTCTACAAAGCAGACCAGCCCTCCATGAAGCGTTTTGTTGCGATCAAAATACTTCATACGCGCTATTTATCGAGGCCCGACCTGATATCGCGCTTTCGTCGCGAAGCTCGGGCGATGAGTCGTCTGACGCATCCCAACACGGCCCGAGTCTATCTGCATGGGCAACTCGATGATGGAGCGGCTTACATGGTGATGGAGTACCTGGAGGGCAAGAACCTTGCGCGCTTAGTGCAGCGCGATGGTCCTTTGGATCCTGTCCGAGCCATCCAAGTGATGATCAAAGTGTGCGGGGCTCTTGATGAAGCGCATCGAGAAGGTATGGTACATCGCGACCTAAAACCAGAAAATATATTTCTCAGCGTGGATCCTGAAAAAGGCGATATTCCAAAGGTCCTTGATTTTGGCCTGGCCAAAGTAACCGAGCAAGAACTAAACCCTGGCTCCATTTTTCTGACGCGCGAAGGAGCTATTTTTGGCACCCCGGAGTTTATGAGTCCGGAACAGGCGCAAGGACGCGTTCTTGATGCGCGCTCGGATATCTATTCACTTAGCATGATTTTGTACGAAATGTTAACGGGAGAGTTGCCGTTTTACGCTGGTCAAGCTACCGAATACATGCGTAAGCACATCCACGAAGCACCCATTCCTCTATCCAAAAGAGCTCCGGAGCGCTCCTATCCGCCTGGCTTGGAAATGGTTTTGTTGCGCGCGATGGAAAAGGATCCCGACGAACGTTTTCAAACAGCCAAAGAGTTTTCTCAGGCGCTTCATGCCTGTATTGATCCTAGGGGGCAGAGTAGTCCACCCAGAAAAAACTCTGGGCGCGTACATCCACGTGAACAAAGCCACTTACAGGGTAGATGCCAACCCCGACGTAGCCCTGTTTCCTAA